In the genome of Streptomyces collinus, one region contains:
- a CDS encoding NAD(P)-dependent alcohol dehydrogenase, whose protein sequence is MKAVQYRRVGHAPEVVEVPVPEPGPGQVLLKVTAAGLCHSDLAVMGWPEEQFPYALPMTLGHEGVGTVAALGAGVTSVTEGEAVAVYGPWGCGRCHQCAEGKENCCPRAAGLGILPPGLGSPGALAEYMLVDSPRHLVPLNGLDPVQAAPLTDAGLTPYHAIRRSLPKLLPGSTAVVIGVGGLGHLAVQLLRALTPARVVALDVSKEKLELAREVGAHETLLSDGEAAAQIRALTGGTGAEVVLDFVGAEATLAVAAASVAVAGDVTVVGLGGGTLAVGFGGGLPFEVSASFPYWGSRRELMEVLELARQGLVSSHVEIFTLEQAPEAYERLHAGEIDGRAVVLPHTSSPHSL, encoded by the coding sequence ATGAAGGCCGTTCAGTACCGACGGGTCGGGCACGCCCCCGAGGTCGTGGAGGTCCCGGTGCCGGAACCCGGCCCGGGCCAGGTGCTGCTGAAGGTGACGGCGGCGGGGCTCTGCCACTCCGATCTGGCGGTGATGGGCTGGCCCGAGGAGCAGTTCCCCTACGCGCTGCCGATGACACTCGGTCACGAGGGCGTCGGCACGGTGGCGGCACTGGGCGCCGGCGTCACCTCCGTGACGGAGGGCGAGGCGGTGGCGGTGTACGGCCCGTGGGGCTGCGGGCGCTGCCACCAGTGCGCCGAGGGCAAGGAGAACTGCTGCCCGCGCGCCGCCGGGCTCGGCATCCTGCCGCCGGGGCTCGGCTCACCCGGTGCCCTGGCGGAGTACATGCTGGTGGACTCGCCCCGCCACCTGGTGCCGCTGAACGGACTCGACCCCGTTCAGGCGGCACCCCTCACGGACGCCGGGCTGACCCCGTACCACGCGATCCGCAGGTCCCTGCCGAAGCTGCTGCCCGGCAGCACGGCGGTGGTGATCGGCGTCGGCGGTCTGGGGCATCTCGCCGTACAGCTGCTGCGCGCGCTGACCCCGGCCCGGGTGGTCGCCCTCGACGTGAGCAAGGAGAAGCTGGAGCTGGCACGCGAAGTCGGCGCGCACGAGACGCTCCTCTCCGACGGCGAGGCGGCCGCACAAATCCGCGCGCTCACCGGCGGTACCGGAGCGGAGGTCGTCCTGGATTTCGTCGGGGCCGAGGCGACCCTGGCCGTGGCCGCCGCCTCGGTGGCGGTGGCGGGCGATGTCACTGTCGTCGGCCTCGGCGGGGGCACGCTGGCCGTCGGCTTCGGGGGCGGGCTGCCGTTCGAGGTGTCGGCCTCCTTCCCCTACTGGGGCAGCCGGAGGGAGCTCATGGAGGTCCTTGAGCTCGCACGCCAGGGTCTGGTGTCGTCCCACGTCGAAATCTTCACGCTGGAACAGGCGCCCGAGGCGTACGAGCGCCTGCACGCCGGGGAGATCGACGGCCGCGCGGTGGTGCTGCCGCACACCTCGTCGCCTCACTCGCTGTAA
- a CDS encoding ABC transporter permease yields MTSTPTRAAEVPPSVPERSPVSAPGRPGRRAAAALSFRNIGAVYVWLVIVVLFTVWAPDTFPTVITVKQVLNGNAVAGLVALSVVPPLAARVFDLSIAFTMSLTSVLTAHFMVSSGLGPGTAIALAMTAALLVGVVNGIVVVVLRVDSFIATLATGALIQSLITMVTDDSSITGVRLLAEPFASIAQLDAGGITLPVLYLLLAALAIWFLLEHTATGRRLYATGFNADAARLQGVRTDRLRFLTLVASALLSGFAGVVFTASVGSGSPTAGTPYLLSAYAAAFVGATQLRAGRFNAFGTVLAVLLLGTGITGLGLATSAQWAASLFTGSVLIVALVLTGGRIALPAVLRRRAGTRPETTTRKEVR; encoded by the coding sequence ATGACGTCCACCCCGACCCGGGCGGCGGAGGTCCCGCCGTCCGTACCGGAGAGGTCCCCGGTGTCCGCCCCGGGGAGACCGGGCCGACGGGCGGCGGCCGCCCTGTCGTTCCGGAACATCGGCGCCGTGTATGTGTGGCTGGTCATCGTCGTGCTCTTCACCGTCTGGGCGCCGGACACGTTCCCGACCGTCATCACGGTCAAGCAGGTGCTGAACGGCAACGCCGTGGCAGGCCTGGTAGCCCTCAGTGTCGTACCACCGCTGGCCGCACGCGTCTTCGACCTCTCCATCGCCTTCACCATGTCGCTCACCAGCGTGCTGACGGCGCACTTCATGGTCTCCTCCGGGCTCGGGCCGGGCACGGCCATCGCCCTGGCGATGACCGCCGCGTTGCTGGTCGGGGTCGTCAACGGCATCGTGGTGGTGGTCCTGCGTGTCGACTCGTTCATCGCCACCCTGGCCACCGGTGCGCTGATCCAGTCCCTGATCACCATGGTCACCGACGACAGCTCGATCACCGGTGTGCGGCTGCTCGCCGAGCCGTTCGCGAGCATCGCCCAGCTGGACGCCGGCGGCATCACCCTGCCGGTGCTGTATCTGCTCCTCGCCGCCCTCGCCATCTGGTTCCTGCTGGAACACACCGCCACCGGACGCCGGTTGTACGCGACCGGGTTCAACGCCGACGCGGCCCGGCTGCAAGGGGTGCGCACCGACCGGCTGCGCTTTCTGACCCTGGTGGCCTCCGCGCTGCTCTCCGGTTTCGCCGGCGTCGTCTTCACGGCCTCGGTCGGCTCCGGATCGCCGACCGCGGGCACTCCGTACCTGCTGTCGGCCTACGCCGCCGCCTTCGTCGGGGCGACCCAGTTGCGCGCGGGCCGCTTCAACGCCTTTGGCACGGTCCTCGCGGTCCTGCTGCTCGGCACCGGCATCACCGGACTCGGGCTCGCCACCAGCGCGCAGTGGGCCGCGAGCCTGTTCACCGGCTCGGTCCTCATCGTGGCGCTGGTCCTCACGGGGGGCCGGATCGCCCTGCCCGCCGTTCTGCGCCGCCGGGCGGGGACCCGTCCGGAGACAACCACCCGCAAGGAGGTCCGATGA
- a CDS encoding sugar ABC transporter ATP-binding protein — MGTELTGPVLRVAALSKRFGGTQALKDVDLEVMPGEIHALIGPNGSGKSTLIKILAGYHHAEPGAVAELDGEPFGLGQVTASRHERLRFVHQELGLVGELSAIDNLALSHGFARTAFGNIRWPEMERRTSALVERFGLGIDVRRPLATATPVQRTVVAIAAALQGWEGRRGVLVLDEPTAVLPPGEVARLFDIVREVRDAGAGVLYVSHRMDEIFALADRVTVIRGGRRITTRPVAELTPRALAELMAGEEMETAHRPAPPSGSADPVLEVRDLWAGPLRGVDFDLVRGERLGITGLVGSGHEVVAYAVCGAHAGRVSGRLRLPERSERWTEAREAHGLGLPLVPADRAGEGVIGDFSVGENLTLPLLDRLRSRSGRLRRRRESALAQDWIQRVGVRTAGRGARITTLSGGNQQKVVMARCLAGRPPVLALCEPTAGVDIATRLQLYDLIERQAEEGMGVLVSSSDTQDLLALCTRVLVVRDGRIAREISGRDITEPALVHAMEGTE, encoded by the coding sequence GTGGGGACTGAGTTGACCGGGCCGGTGCTACGGGTGGCCGCCCTGTCGAAGAGATTCGGCGGCACCCAGGCGCTGAAGGACGTCGACCTGGAGGTCATGCCCGGCGAGATCCACGCCCTGATCGGGCCCAACGGCTCCGGCAAGTCGACCCTCATCAAGATCCTCGCCGGCTACCACCACGCGGAGCCCGGTGCCGTCGCCGAACTCGACGGCGAGCCCTTCGGCCTCGGCCAGGTCACGGCATCCCGCCACGAACGGCTCCGCTTCGTCCACCAGGAGCTGGGGCTGGTGGGCGAGTTGAGCGCCATCGACAACCTCGCGCTCAGCCATGGTTTCGCCCGCACGGCCTTCGGCAACATCCGCTGGCCGGAGATGGAACGGCGGACGAGCGCCCTCGTCGAACGGTTCGGCCTCGGCATCGACGTGCGCAGGCCGCTGGCAACGGCGACCCCGGTCCAGCGCACGGTGGTGGCCATCGCCGCCGCACTGCAGGGCTGGGAGGGCCGCCGCGGGGTCCTGGTGCTCGACGAGCCCACCGCCGTGCTTCCGCCCGGCGAGGTGGCCCGCCTCTTCGACATCGTGCGGGAGGTCCGCGACGCCGGCGCCGGCGTGCTGTACGTCTCGCACCGGATGGACGAGATCTTCGCTCTGGCCGACCGGGTCACCGTGATCCGTGGCGGACGCCGGATCACCACCCGCCCGGTCGCCGAGCTCACTCCGCGCGCGCTGGCGGAGCTGATGGCGGGCGAGGAGATGGAGACCGCCCACCGTCCGGCGCCCCCTTCCGGTTCTGCCGACCCCGTGCTGGAGGTCCGCGACCTGTGGGCCGGGCCACTGCGGGGAGTCGACTTCGACCTGGTCAGAGGCGAGCGCCTGGGCATCACCGGTCTGGTCGGCTCCGGCCACGAGGTCGTGGCGTACGCGGTGTGCGGGGCCCATGCCGGGCGGGTGAGCGGCAGGCTCCGGCTGCCGGAACGCTCCGAGCGGTGGACCGAGGCGCGTGAGGCACACGGCCTGGGCCTTCCCCTGGTCCCGGCGGACCGGGCGGGCGAGGGGGTGATCGGCGACTTCTCGGTCGGCGAGAACCTCACGCTGCCGCTCCTGGACCGCCTGCGCTCCCGCTCCGGGCGGCTGCGCCGGCGCCGCGAGTCCGCCCTGGCGCAGGACTGGATACAGAGGGTCGGGGTGCGTACGGCCGGACGCGGGGCCCGGATCACCACGCTGAGCGGCGGCAACCAGCAGAAGGTCGTCATGGCCCGCTGTCTGGCCGGGCGGCCGCCGGTGCTGGCGCTGTGCGAACCGACGGCGGGCGTGGACATCGCCACCCGTCTGCAGCTGTACGACCTGATAGAGCGTCAGGCCGAGGAGGGCATGGGCGTCCTGGTGTCCTCCTCCGACACGCAGGACCTGCTCGCGCTGTGCACCCGCGTCCTGGTGGTGCGGGACGGCCGGATCGCACGGGAGATCAGCGGCCGGGACATCACCGAGCCCGCGCTCGTGCACGCCATGGAAGGAACCGAGTGA
- a CDS encoding sugar ABC transporter substrate-binding protein, producing MSSRPRRAVRRALTAILPVAALLALAACGSGATPAADSTQAGAPGSPGLTAARAALAKYSERPATISVTEPVGKAIPQGKKIDFILCGVQSCKDLAGFFTEAAEELGWQVKQIATQGTPESVQAAYEQAVRDKPDAVVASGFPRAVYAKQLAQLKAAGIPVIQSNADDVTGEGVSLLKNGPKDVGVQGEMLASWVVSNSGAKADTVYFDLPAYTILKPVKDSFAAKYKEWCDGCALDNVDVPITAVGKDMPDRVVSYLRSHPKVTHVVFSLGLLNVGVPAALKTAGITGKRIVVNVGDAQNYQYIEGGLTDGAMALNSHETAWLQADALARHFTGGTMAVDQKAALPNMLVTKDNLPSADGDFPIVEDYEKQFKALWGLS from the coding sequence ATGAGTTCCAGACCCCGTCGCGCGGTCCGCCGCGCGCTGACCGCGATCCTCCCCGTCGCCGCCCTGCTCGCCCTCGCGGCATGCGGCAGCGGGGCCACTCCGGCGGCCGACTCGACGCAGGCGGGGGCGCCCGGCTCCCCCGGCCTGACGGCGGCCCGCGCAGCCCTGGCGAAGTACTCCGAACGCCCGGCCACGATCTCCGTGACCGAGCCCGTGGGCAAGGCGATCCCCCAGGGCAAGAAGATCGACTTCATCCTCTGCGGCGTCCAGTCCTGCAAGGACCTCGCCGGCTTCTTCACCGAGGCCGCGGAGGAACTCGGCTGGCAGGTCAAGCAGATCGCCACCCAGGGCACCCCGGAGTCCGTCCAGGCCGCCTACGAGCAGGCCGTACGCGACAAGCCGGACGCCGTCGTCGCCTCCGGTTTCCCCCGTGCCGTCTACGCGAAGCAGCTGGCGCAGCTGAAGGCGGCCGGCATCCCCGTCATCCAGTCGAATGCCGACGACGTGACGGGCGAGGGCGTCTCCCTCCTGAAGAACGGGCCGAAGGACGTCGGCGTCCAGGGCGAGATGCTGGCCTCATGGGTGGTGTCGAACAGCGGAGCCAAGGCGGACACCGTCTATTTCGATCTTCCGGCCTACACGATCCTCAAGCCCGTCAAGGACTCCTTCGCGGCCAAGTACAAGGAGTGGTGCGACGGTTGCGCGCTCGACAACGTCGACGTGCCGATCACCGCGGTGGGCAAGGACATGCCGGACCGCGTCGTGTCCTACCTCCGGTCGCACCCGAAGGTGACCCATGTCGTCTTCTCCCTGGGCCTGCTCAACGTGGGTGTGCCGGCCGCGCTGAAGACCGCCGGCATCACCGGCAAGCGCATTGTCGTCAACGTCGGTGACGCGCAGAACTACCAGTACATCGAGGGCGGTCTCACCGACGGCGCGATGGCGCTGAACTCGCACGAGACGGCCTGGCTCCAGGCCGACGCACTCGCCCGGCACTTCACCGGCGGGACCATGGCCGTGGACCAGAAGGCGGCGCTGCCCAACATGCTCGTCACCAAGGACAACCTGCCCTCGGCCGACGGCGACTTCCCGATCGTCGAGGACTACGAGAAGCAGTTCAAGGCACTGTGGGGACTGAGTTGA
- a CDS encoding aromatic ring-hydroxylating oxygenase subunit alpha, with the protein MDETSEPATARCPGPSVQDYLDQDSRPVPPALRYERNDYLGSEDIDTARFTSREWAEREMRQVWRRVWQFACLESEIPEVGDHEVYEIGDDSLIVVRTAPDEIRAYVNVCLHRGRKLRTGGGNVSEFRCSFHGFAWNLDGTMRTPPCAWDFPHVTPEKFALPEAQVATWRGFVFINMDPYAESFDSYRGTFDDYYIWPLENRYKSLHIGKVLPCNWKVAQDAFIESFHVIATHPQMLTWLADANSQYDVMADQPNWNRMINIQGAPSPHVAASVTEEDVLETFYDSRSFYSAAQGRDLVMQEGDELPAIPPGGTARQVLAARMREQLAATSHQDFSQTPDTELLDAINYLLFPNFNPWGGAKSNIIYRFRPNGLDPDSCTAEIIFMSSPKQSGETPPPAKIRWVPEDMLFADIPELGVLGPVFDQDCENLPYVQQGLKAMRKPGITLANYQESRIRHFNQTLDQWMSR; encoded by the coding sequence ATGGACGAAACGTCGGAGCCGGCCACGGCGCGGTGCCCCGGGCCCAGCGTCCAGGACTACCTCGACCAGGACAGCCGCCCCGTTCCCCCCGCCCTGAGGTACGAGCGGAACGACTACCTCGGCAGCGAGGACATCGACACGGCCCGTTTCACCTCCCGTGAGTGGGCCGAACGCGAGATGCGGCAGGTCTGGCGGCGCGTCTGGCAGTTCGCCTGTCTGGAGAGCGAGATCCCCGAGGTCGGCGACCACGAGGTCTACGAGATCGGCGACGACTCCCTCATCGTCGTCCGCACGGCTCCCGACGAGATCCGCGCCTACGTCAACGTCTGTCTGCACCGCGGACGCAAACTGCGCACCGGCGGCGGCAACGTCAGCGAGTTCCGCTGCTCGTTCCACGGCTTCGCCTGGAACCTCGACGGCACGATGCGGACCCCGCCCTGTGCCTGGGACTTCCCGCACGTCACCCCGGAGAAGTTCGCCCTGCCCGAGGCCCAGGTGGCCACCTGGCGCGGCTTCGTCTTCATCAACATGGACCCGTACGCCGAGTCCTTCGACAGCTACCGCGGCACCTTCGACGACTACTACATCTGGCCGCTGGAGAACCGCTACAAGTCGCTGCACATCGGCAAGGTGCTGCCCTGCAACTGGAAGGTCGCACAGGACGCGTTCATCGAGTCCTTCCATGTGATCGCCACACATCCGCAGATGCTGACGTGGCTCGCCGACGCCAACTCCCAGTACGACGTCATGGCGGACCAGCCGAACTGGAACCGGATGATCAACATCCAGGGCGCGCCCAGCCCGCATGTGGCGGCCTCCGTGACGGAGGAGGACGTCCTGGAGACCTTCTACGACTCGCGTTCGTTCTATTCCGCCGCCCAGGGCCGCGACCTGGTGATGCAGGAGGGTGACGAACTGCCGGCGATCCCGCCCGGCGGCACCGCCCGTCAGGTCCTCGCCGCGCGGATGCGCGAGCAACTGGCGGCCACCTCGCACCAGGACTTCTCACAGACCCCCGACACCGAACTGCTGGACGCCATCAACTACTTGCTGTTCCCCAACTTCAACCCCTGGGGCGGCGCCAAGTCGAACATCATCTACCGGTTCCGGCCCAACGGTCTCGACCCCGACTCCTGCACCGCCGAGATCATCTTCATGTCGTCCCCGAAGCAGTCCGGCGAGACGCCGCCCCCGGCGAAGATCCGCTGGGTGCCGGAGGACATGCTCTTCGCCGACATCCCCGAACTCGGCGTGCTCGGACCCGTCTTCGACCAGGACTGCGAGAACCTGCCCTACGTCCAGCAGGGCCTGAAGGCGATGCGCAAGCCGGGCATCACCCTGGCGAACTACCAGGAGAGCCGTATCCGCCACTTCAACCAGACGCTCGACCAGTGGATGAGCAGGTGA
- a CDS encoding 2Fe-2S iron-sulfur cluster-binding protein: protein MDEQVTHRVSVRPAGVELEVLDGEDVFTAAGRLGYRWPTVCGGKGTCRTCFVQVEEGAENCSPVGPLEREGIEALRRPVDGLTRLACRLRVEGPVTVTKRGVRRPVQE from the coding sequence GTGGATGAGCAGGTGACCCACCGGGTGTCGGTCAGACCCGCCGGCGTCGAGCTCGAAGTCCTCGACGGTGAGGACGTCTTCACCGCCGCCGGGCGGCTCGGGTACCGCTGGCCCACCGTCTGCGGCGGCAAGGGCACCTGCCGTACCTGCTTCGTCCAGGTCGAGGAGGGCGCCGAGAACTGTTCACCCGTGGGCCCGCTGGAACGCGAGGGCATCGAGGCCCTGCGCAGACCGGTGGACGGCCTGACCCGGCTCGCCTGCCGGCTCCGGGTCGAGGGCCCGGTGACCGTGACCAAGCGCGGCGTACGCCGCCCAGTGCAGGAGTGA
- a CDS encoding transposase: MSKQVIHPLTGHVYRLTEEGLVEVTDPRTGVQGVFDFQARWQSGELRHADLQMAGWVGRLAQRRSTRQPEG, from the coding sequence ATGTCCAAGCAAGTGATCCACCCGCTGACCGGCCATGTGTACCGGCTCACCGAGGAAGGACTGGTCGAGGTGACCGATCCCAGGACAGGGGTGCAGGGCGTCTTCGACTTCCAGGCCCGGTGGCAGTCGGGCGAACTGCGCCACGCCGACCTCCAGATGGCCGGCTGGGTCGGCCGCCTGGCCCAGCGGCGCAGCACCCGGCAGCCGGAGGGGTGA
- a CDS encoding NADP-dependent oxidoreductase produces MTPRTTRAVCLVRRPDGEPLLGDFAVEERPLPPLGEGQLLVRNLYMSVDPSMRGRLSTTEKHYTHNFTPGSPLDGRALGVVEESRCPSVQPGTYVRHQLGWRERAVLDAAAVDGAGHIDPRLAPLPTWLGLLGQTGFTAYVGLTRIAQLRAGDTVFVSAAAGAVGTAAGQFARLLGADRVIGTAGGPDKCALLVKEFGYDAAADYRAEPVRDALARLAPDGIDVYFDNVGGEQLAAALHALRTGGRVALCGMMSQFGGGGRTVDINQLMQAVLKRLTLSGFIVRDHEHLRPEFEQRVAGWLAEGRITARETVVDGLENAAGALLSLLGGANVGKMLVRLDESH; encoded by the coding sequence GTGACGCCTCGTACCACCCGGGCGGTCTGCCTGGTGCGCCGGCCCGACGGAGAACCGCTCCTCGGTGACTTCGCCGTCGAGGAGCGCCCGCTGCCGCCCCTGGGCGAGGGGCAACTGCTCGTCCGCAACCTCTACATGAGCGTCGACCCGTCCATGCGCGGGCGGCTGTCGACCACCGAGAAGCACTACACGCACAACTTCACCCCCGGATCACCGCTCGACGGCCGCGCCCTCGGTGTCGTGGAGGAGAGCCGCTGCCCCTCGGTCCAGCCGGGCACGTACGTACGCCATCAGCTCGGCTGGCGGGAGCGGGCGGTGCTCGACGCGGCGGCCGTCGACGGCGCCGGTCACATCGACCCCCGGCTCGCCCCGCTGCCCACCTGGCTGGGCCTGCTCGGCCAGACCGGGTTCACCGCGTACGTGGGCCTGACCCGTATCGCGCAGCTGCGTGCGGGCGACACCGTTTTCGTGTCGGCCGCGGCCGGCGCCGTCGGCACCGCCGCCGGCCAGTTCGCCCGTCTGCTGGGCGCGGACCGCGTCATCGGGACCGCCGGAGGGCCGGACAAGTGCGCCCTGCTGGTGAAGGAGTTCGGCTACGATGCGGCCGCTGACTACCGTGCCGAGCCGGTGCGCGACGCGCTGGCGCGACTGGCACCCGACGGCATCGACGTGTACTTCGACAACGTCGGCGGTGAGCAGCTCGCCGCGGCTCTGCACGCGCTGCGGACCGGTGGCCGGGTCGCCCTGTGCGGCATGATGTCGCAGTTCGGCGGCGGAGGACGGACCGTGGACATCAACCAGTTGATGCAGGCGGTCCTCAAGCGGCTGACGTTGTCCGGCTTCATCGTCCGCGACCACGAGCACCTGCGGCCGGAGTTCGAGCAGCGGGTCGCGGGCTGGCTCGCCGAGGGCCGGATCACCGCGCGCGAGACGGTCGTCGACGGCCTGGAGAACGCCGCGGGAGCGCTGCTGTCCCTGCTGGGCGGCGCCAACGTCGGCAAGATGCTGGTGCGGCTGGACGAGTCCCACTGA
- a CDS encoding putative quinol monooxygenase, with the protein MAEEIIVSGWMDYRPGDRDTMLTALVELGRRTREEERGCLDYAMTADPTDERRIRVYEHWTSRQALDEHFATAHIKDFRTAVAGLTRVGVSLTAHTVAASRPMR; encoded by the coding sequence ATGGCTGAGGAAATCATCGTCTCCGGTTGGATGGACTACCGACCCGGCGACCGCGACACCATGCTGACGGCCCTCGTCGAGCTGGGCCGGCGTACCCGCGAGGAGGAACGCGGCTGTCTGGACTACGCGATGACCGCAGATCCCACCGACGAGCGGCGTATCCGGGTGTACGAGCACTGGACCTCGCGGCAGGCCCTCGACGAGCACTTCGCCACCGCGCACATCAAGGACTTCCGGACGGCCGTCGCTGGGCTGACCCGGGTCGGGGTCTCCCTGACGGCCCACACCGTCGCCGCGTCACGACCCATGCGCTGA